One part of the Trichomycterus rosablanca isolate fTriRos1 chromosome 25, fTriRos1.hap1, whole genome shotgun sequence genome encodes these proteins:
- the LOC134302563 gene encoding cytochrome b-c1 complex subunit 10 — MLSKIVGQKYVSMGKAWIPTLAVWGGVGGVALVHFTDWRLILDYVPYINGKFKKND, encoded by the exons ATGCTCTCCAAAATAGTCGGACAGAAGTACGTCTCCATGGGTAAAGCCTG GATTCCCACACTGGCTGTATGGGGAGGTGTTGGAGGTGTTGCACTGGTCCACTTTACAGACTGGCGATTGATCCTGGATTATGTGCCCTACATCAACGGCAAATTCAAGAAAAACGATTAG